In the genome of Desulfovibrio inopinatus DSM 10711, one region contains:
- a CDS encoding bacteriohemerythrin: protein MLEAKTGTTETRELAWTRWVLQSARVWDDVSDIVQVIGIKGVDEDHRKFTQYALDLNIVIQAFHNSNVSLDNLKKGEEIFTLLIDYAGLHFNREEKIMTEMNSPLKEAHLEQHAFFLKMIQDHYSDFKRGRLQMVSGLKLSILDWWVNHINVVDYNTFVLGQKAPPDTVENGRQA, encoded by the coding sequence ATGCTAGAAGCAAAGACCGGAACAACCGAAACCAGGGAACTGGCCTGGACACGATGGGTGTTGCAGTCGGCACGAGTTTGGGATGATGTATCCGATATTGTACAGGTTATCGGGATCAAGGGGGTGGATGAAGACCATAGAAAGTTCACTCAGTATGCTCTTGATCTTAACATTGTCATTCAGGCGTTTCATAACTCCAATGTATCCCTCGATAACCTGAAAAAAGGGGAGGAAATTTTCACACTGCTCATCGACTACGCCGGACTCCATTTCAATCGTGAAGAAAAGATTATGACCGAGATGAATAGCCCGCTCAAAGAGGCACATCTCGAACAACACGCTTTTTTCCTGAAAATGATCCAAGATCATTACAGCGATTTTAAACGCGGTAGGCTACAAATGGTATCCGGACTCAAATTGTCCATATTAGACTGGTGGGTTAACCACATCAACGTGGTGGACTACAACACCTTCGTCCTCGGACAAAAAGCTCCTCCGGACACTGTTGAGAACGGGAGGCAGGCATGA
- a CDS encoding peptidase domain-containing ABC transporter → MMVTPSQTLGFVFPGGLGPCIPPLLDALGWRGSDAHLAESFPHLSDSIDLSDLLNVMANLKFGSRSVHIRQDALDPRMLPCLFVDENGRVAVLAKSDGRSQLVFDADTQSYSTLSPQPIKGTAFFFTPVDIQGHSLHRKQQQWFRKALSRFHKTIKQGLLISFLLSVLALIMPLFVMMIYDQMPFFENNTTLAYISMGVIVFVLSDFGLRVMRNGILSFIGARLGNIVGNEVFRRILYLPPSFTESASIGSQAARIRDFETIRDFFSGQAFIALLEIPFITLLVVAMGFLGGYVVFVPLLAIGSFLLLALIYLPKVRRSNAAVAKANAARQELVMEILLKMRAIKMTSTPGMWETRFRQLSAECSAQSYQAAQLASQINVWTNSLIMGAGVCTMAFSVKNVLAGTMSMGALVACMILVWRILAPLRSAFVVMLQVERINKSVNQVDRLMNLDIEHRSESLLNLNRNIRGQVAFSQVSIRYMKDAQPALLSVSFKIENNEILAVAGHDGAGKSTILKLIMGLYSPQAGRITLNNTSLGQIDPLSLRRSISYAPQDPHFFYGTIAQNLRLTNPLASDDALRDACKRSGILEAIEAMPEGMGTRIGDHRMKQIPVSFLKKLNLARALLRPASLVLLDEVLERPGADESSIILDALEELRGHASIVMVTNSAPYLKLVDKILWLEKGRVRAFGAKDAVLPLLPAEYRC, encoded by the coding sequence ATGATGGTCACTCCCTCCCAAACATTGGGTTTTGTCTTCCCGGGAGGACTCGGGCCATGCATCCCGCCTCTTTTGGATGCATTGGGCTGGAGAGGCAGCGATGCGCATTTGGCAGAATCGTTTCCGCACCTGAGCGATAGCATCGACTTGTCCGACTTGCTCAATGTAATGGCGAATCTCAAATTTGGAAGCCGATCAGTACACATTCGGCAAGACGCCTTGGACCCGCGTATGTTGCCCTGTCTTTTTGTAGACGAGAACGGCCGCGTTGCTGTTTTAGCCAAAAGCGACGGAAGATCTCAACTTGTCTTTGATGCAGACACGCAAAGCTACAGCACCCTGTCGCCGCAGCCTATCAAGGGGACGGCCTTCTTTTTCACTCCGGTAGATATTCAAGGGCACTCTTTGCACCGCAAGCAACAGCAATGGTTTCGGAAAGCGTTGAGCCGTTTCCATAAAACCATAAAACAGGGCTTGCTCATTTCTTTTCTTCTCAGCGTCCTGGCATTGATTATGCCCCTCTTTGTTATGATGATTTATGATCAGATGCCTTTTTTCGAAAACAACACCACCCTGGCCTACATCAGTATGGGCGTTATAGTATTTGTGTTGAGCGATTTTGGGCTTCGTGTCATGCGAAATGGCATCTTAAGTTTTATCGGAGCCAGGTTAGGCAATATCGTCGGCAATGAAGTCTTCAGACGAATTTTATACTTACCCCCATCCTTTACGGAGTCGGCATCTATTGGTTCTCAGGCCGCCCGTATACGAGATTTCGAAACCATACGCGATTTTTTTTCAGGACAAGCATTCATAGCTTTACTTGAAATCCCATTTATTACCCTGCTTGTTGTGGCTATGGGATTTTTAGGTGGATACGTCGTTTTTGTTCCACTCCTCGCTATAGGGTCATTCCTTCTGCTGGCGCTTATCTACTTGCCCAAAGTTCGTCGATCCAATGCCGCCGTTGCCAAAGCCAACGCCGCCAGACAAGAACTGGTCATGGAAATTCTGCTCAAAATGCGGGCTATCAAAATGACCAGCACTCCCGGCATGTGGGAAACCCGATTTCGGCAGCTCTCAGCTGAATGCTCCGCGCAGTCATACCAAGCGGCTCAACTGGCTTCACAGATCAATGTTTGGACGAATTCGCTTATCATGGGAGCCGGCGTCTGCACCATGGCGTTTTCTGTCAAAAATGTTCTTGCCGGTACCATGAGCATGGGTGCGTTGGTGGCCTGCATGATTCTGGTCTGGCGTATTCTTGCTCCATTACGCTCAGCATTCGTGGTTATGCTGCAGGTGGAGCGGATCAACAAGAGCGTGAACCAAGTTGATCGGCTTATGAATCTCGACATTGAACACCGAAGCGAGTCATTGCTCAATTTGAATAGAAATATCCGTGGTCAAGTCGCGTTTTCCCAAGTGTCCATACGGTATATGAAAGATGCCCAACCAGCCTTGCTGAGTGTCAGCTTTAAGATAGAAAACAATGAAATTCTTGCTGTAGCCGGACATGATGGAGCTGGGAAGTCCACCATTCTAAAACTCATTATGGGACTGTACTCCCCGCAAGCAGGCCGCATTACGCTCAACAACACCAGTTTGGGACAGATAGATCCACTTTCCCTGCGCAGAAGCATTAGCTATGCCCCTCAGGATCCTCATTTTTTTTATGGTACCATTGCCCAGAATTTGCGTTTGACCAATCCATTGGCATCCGATGATGCACTACGCGATGCCTGCAAACGATCTGGCATATTAGAAGCAATTGAGGCCATGCCCGAAGGCATGGGGACACGTATTGGCGATCATCGCATGAAGCAGATACCGGTTTCCTTTTTAAAAAAACTTAATCTGGCTCGGGCATTGTTGCGACCGGCTTCATTGGTACTCCTTGACGAAGTATTGGAACGACCGGGAGCAGATGAATCCAGCATCATTTTGGATGCACTGGAAGAACTTCGAGGGCATGCCAGTATTGTCATGGTCACGAATTCCGCTCCCTACCTCAAACTCGTGGATAAGATTCTCTGGCTGGAAAAAGGACGTGTGCGTGCATTTGGCGCCAAGGACGCCGTTTTGCCTCTTCTCCCCGCAGAATATCGTTGCTGA
- a CDS encoding HlyD family type I secretion periplasmic adaptor subunit has protein sequence MKKNAPRVLKRDTLHLSQALLLEETGVPRLVRYVIISLTLIIAAFITWASLTKIDEVAVATGKIIPSGHVKLIQSEDGGIVSEILVMDGQAVEKGQKLVLMDPTVSVSTLDQQKVRRMSLQLREERLQALINDHEPDFGSIPAKYSRLAEQQSLLYAQKKESLQIASDILNNQIKQYEAEYTELDNSEQTLRQQYKLLEDEYKTYEDLYKKELVGKREFFSIKRQFLQVQELLNQIPMRRIQLTEKLTETKNRLLKLKEEALDNWMTEQAGVQAELAEIDEIIKRFEMDVYQLSIKAPTNGVVHNVQVYSAGEVVKPGATLMELVPVGEKLVAEVRISSRDIGHVSLDQTVTVKLTAYDFSRYGGMKGKLVEISPTTIVGENGSVFYKGIVELDKNYIVKGDKKLLILPGMTVQADIKTGNKTLIGYFLKPITLSLQQSFHER, from the coding sequence ATGAAAAAAAATGCTCCACGTGTACTTAAGCGCGACACGCTTCACCTTTCACAGGCGCTTTTACTGGAAGAGACCGGCGTTCCTCGGTTGGTGCGATATGTCATTATATCATTGACTCTAATCATTGCCGCGTTCATCACCTGGGCCAGTCTGACGAAAATAGATGAAGTCGCAGTTGCTACAGGAAAGATTATTCCGTCCGGGCATGTGAAACTCATTCAGAGCGAAGATGGCGGCATTGTTTCGGAGATTCTGGTGATGGACGGCCAAGCTGTGGAGAAAGGTCAAAAACTTGTTCTGATGGACCCAACGGTTTCCGTATCAACACTGGATCAGCAAAAAGTACGTCGGATGTCGCTTCAGTTACGTGAAGAACGTCTTCAAGCGCTTATCAATGACCACGAACCAGATTTTGGTTCGATTCCGGCAAAGTATTCTCGACTGGCTGAACAACAATCACTTCTTTATGCGCAAAAAAAGGAATCACTACAAATAGCCAGCGACATTCTCAACAATCAAATAAAGCAATACGAAGCTGAATATACTGAGCTGGACAACAGCGAGCAAACCCTTCGGCAGCAGTACAAATTGTTAGAGGATGAATATAAAACCTATGAAGACCTTTATAAGAAAGAGCTTGTAGGTAAACGTGAATTTTTTAGTATTAAACGACAATTTCTGCAGGTTCAGGAATTGCTCAACCAAATCCCCATGCGACGTATTCAATTAACCGAAAAATTGACGGAAACCAAAAATCGCCTTCTCAAGCTCAAAGAGGAAGCCTTGGATAATTGGATGACAGAACAGGCCGGAGTCCAGGCTGAGCTTGCCGAAATTGATGAAATCATCAAGCGATTTGAGATGGATGTCTATCAACTTTCGATCAAAGCCCCTACAAACGGAGTTGTGCATAATGTCCAGGTGTATTCGGCGGGAGAAGTCGTCAAACCTGGAGCCACGCTTATGGAATTGGTGCCAGTTGGTGAAAAACTGGTTGCCGAAGTCCGTATTTCCTCCCGTGACATAGGGCACGTCAGCCTCGATCAGACCGTAACGGTAAAACTGACAGCGTATGATTTTTCAAGGTATGGCGGCATGAAAGGGAAACTTGTTGAAATCTCACCCACGACCATTGTCGGAGAAAACGGCAGCGTGTTTTACAAGGGCATTGTCGAGTTGGATAAAAACTACATCGTCAAGGGCGATAAAAAACTCCTCATTCTCCCCGGCATGACCGTTCAGGCAGACATTAAAACAGGCAACAAGACTCTCATAGGCTATTTTCTAAAACCTATCACGCTGTCGCTTCAACAATCATTTCATGAGCGCTAA
- a CDS encoding Nif11 family protein, which produces MSVDLASTFVQQALQDPSLWKEIEQAPSAAHVTQIANNKGFQFNEHHLKLAMDYAEKHLAKGHAQEKGVPAQTKSLLDAAHTGFQTFEAFAEPYNPGIGVAAAMDGIHQIKIDQAQKQRAIAIAQAMAQQNGIVHKQATYIHDEIKQLEQNGMSGDQAAKYEMYRQVALTGIMKRLKDGDASIVPSGQDAAIYPESLEHPGNTATSILRDIALNILGHQFFPGMDAAKAVATMQELASNSTVLSKGYTDMIGALKAGGVSTKDAPQKVSNMLADLKSMGFSRTNCALVLESVASMAKAKGLPAKSVEYLVGQMPNIANGFFQTVKGSPSPADYLKACGYIQMYVATLGQEITGGKDMTTNKLQTMMTNLGTQLFGLVSTGSSYPQAMGKLYREASLAGQDGSLTQAILGAFTAKGLSTHQAKTTLVSLSSKLQSWAYSKVDSYKILNAIAQLAKSKDLSVNSLKMYMDSVGELTQELFSAIPGKASPADYAKVTDQLVSYIQVSSKFLQDGQTIDQHVMDQLSNNLFNGVTKLQSTYGVSTSQAYAMYCSRVALEQAFSDGGQKSPAADKAFGDEYAALIKQGKTPDQAAQVLSLCAGYVSAKATQSVAPSQALQEYFQGITAYAKTYGFAKATQIMTYQGMYETAQHSSNLKDDQLSPQQDMDTDDITAGHQFEDALAKAVYQGADPVDAARSLYAEAKDLADSVNQGLASVGTTVYKAANDGYTSKTEVENDVANAKKYYLSCVKRNLAEGMPPVAAIAEAGIEAKANALARIWGKPQGYYAPFRENFEKYLKQGMSPMSALVTAYKEFVKTYGKNESSGGEIYKYLAEQFNDYTKSAVINASKSINWASTSAHAFWPLFKMAGKTELKKGLKSVLTDLYQEARYGSVQDSARMNANEGLDAVFNDAEGLGDLTSETPLTDLLGGADVVSDVLADSWAGIGIDVGVEIASEGAMDIIGEVILGIFACC; this is translated from the coding sequence ATGTCCGTCGACCTTGCATCTACGTTTGTGCAACAGGCTCTTCAGGACCCCTCTCTCTGGAAAGAAATTGAGCAAGCCCCGAGCGCCGCACATGTGACACAAATTGCTAACAATAAAGGCTTCCAGTTCAATGAGCATCACCTGAAGTTGGCCATGGACTATGCCGAGAAGCACCTCGCCAAGGGACACGCGCAAGAAAAAGGAGTGCCCGCGCAAACGAAAAGCCTCCTGGACGCTGCCCACACGGGCTTCCAGACCTTCGAGGCATTTGCAGAGCCCTACAATCCTGGAATTGGCGTAGCGGCGGCAATGGATGGTATCCACCAGATAAAAATCGACCAGGCGCAAAAACAGCGCGCCATAGCCATTGCCCAGGCCATGGCCCAGCAAAATGGCATCGTGCACAAGCAGGCAACATACATACACGACGAGATAAAGCAGCTTGAACAAAACGGCATGAGCGGCGACCAGGCTGCCAAGTACGAGATGTACCGGCAGGTGGCGCTCACTGGAATAATGAAAAGGCTCAAGGATGGCGACGCATCCATCGTCCCTTCCGGCCAAGATGCGGCCATATATCCCGAGAGCCTGGAACACCCTGGCAATACAGCCACCTCGATTCTGCGTGATATCGCCTTAAATATCCTCGGTCATCAGTTCTTCCCTGGCATGGACGCAGCCAAAGCTGTTGCGACCATGCAAGAGCTGGCGTCCAACTCCACCGTGCTTTCCAAGGGGTACACGGACATGATTGGCGCGTTGAAAGCGGGCGGCGTCTCCACGAAAGATGCGCCTCAGAAAGTGAGCAACATGCTGGCTGATTTGAAGAGCATGGGCTTCTCCCGGACAAACTGCGCGTTGGTGTTGGAGTCTGTCGCCTCCATGGCCAAAGCCAAGGGGTTGCCCGCCAAATCCGTCGAGTACCTGGTGGGCCAAATGCCCAACATAGCCAACGGTTTTTTCCAGACTGTGAAGGGCTCGCCCTCCCCGGCCGACTACCTCAAGGCTTGTGGCTACATCCAGATGTATGTCGCCACCTTGGGGCAAGAGATCACCGGCGGCAAGGACATGACAACGAACAAGCTCCAGACAATGATGACCAATCTGGGCACCCAACTCTTCGGCCTTGTGAGCACGGGCAGCAGCTACCCACAGGCTATGGGCAAACTTTATCGCGAGGCGAGCCTCGCCGGACAGGACGGCAGCCTGACACAGGCGATCCTCGGCGCTTTCACCGCGAAAGGTCTTTCCACTCATCAGGCCAAGACAACCCTCGTCAGCCTGAGCAGCAAATTGCAAAGCTGGGCCTACTCCAAGGTCGACAGCTACAAAATCCTCAACGCCATAGCTCAACTGGCCAAGAGCAAGGACCTCTCAGTCAACAGTCTGAAAATGTACATGGACAGCGTTGGAGAGTTGACCCAGGAACTCTTCTCCGCCATCCCGGGTAAAGCTTCGCCCGCGGACTACGCCAAGGTCACCGATCAGCTGGTCAGCTACATCCAGGTCTCCAGCAAGTTCCTGCAGGATGGCCAAACCATCGACCAGCACGTCATGGACCAGCTCTCCAACAACTTATTCAATGGCGTGACCAAGCTTCAAAGCACTTACGGCGTCTCTACAAGCCAAGCCTATGCCATGTACTGTAGCCGAGTCGCGCTTGAACAGGCTTTTTCCGATGGCGGCCAGAAATCCCCTGCTGCGGACAAGGCCTTTGGTGATGAGTACGCAGCGCTGATAAAGCAGGGCAAGACGCCAGATCAGGCCGCCCAGGTTCTATCCTTGTGCGCTGGCTACGTCTCGGCCAAAGCCACACAGAGCGTTGCGCCCTCCCAGGCCTTGCAGGAGTACTTCCAGGGGATAACGGCCTACGCCAAAACCTACGGATTCGCCAAAGCCACGCAGATAATGACCTACCAAGGCATGTACGAGACTGCGCAGCACAGCTCAAATCTGAAAGACGATCAACTCTCCCCACAACAGGACATGGATACGGACGACATCACTGCGGGGCATCAGTTTGAAGACGCTCTAGCCAAGGCTGTGTACCAGGGCGCAGACCCTGTAGACGCAGCCAGGTCACTCTACGCAGAAGCCAAGGATCTGGCCGATTCGGTAAATCAGGGCCTCGCCAGCGTCGGGACGACAGTCTACAAGGCGGCTAACGACGGTTACACTTCCAAAACGGAGGTAGAAAATGACGTCGCCAATGCAAAAAAATACTATTTGAGCTGTGTGAAGCGCAATCTGGCTGAAGGCATGCCACCTGTCGCAGCCATAGCCGAAGCGGGAATAGAGGCCAAGGCCAATGCTCTAGCTCGAATATGGGGAAAACCACAGGGCTACTACGCGCCTTTCAGGGAAAATTTTGAAAAGTATCTCAAACAAGGCATGTCCCCCATGAGCGCCCTGGTCACGGCATACAAAGAATTCGTCAAAACATACGGTAAGAACGAGAGTTCTGGGGGAGAAATCTATAAGTATCTTGCCGAACAGTTTAATGATTATACAAAAAGTGCCGTCATCAACGCCAGCAAGAGCATAAACTGGGCGAGTACATCAGCACACGCCTTCTGGCCGCTCTTTAAAATGGCTGGCAAGACTGAATTGAAAAAGGGCCTCAAGTCCGTATTGACGGACCTTTATCAGGAGGCGCGTTACGGCTCAGTCCAGGACTCGGCCCGGATGAACGCAAACGAAGGTCTGGATGCCGTATTCAATGACGCCGAAGGGCTCGGCGATCTGACCAGCGAAACACCACTTACGGATTTGCTGGGCGGTGCTGACGTTGTCTCCGATGTCCTCGCCGATTCCTGGGCAGGCATAGGCATAGATGTCGGCGTTGAAATCGCCTCCGAAGGGGCTATGGACATAATTGGGGAAGTGATTCTTGGCATCTTCGCCTGTTGCTGA